One window from the genome of Dermacentor silvarum isolate Dsil-2018 chromosome 7, BIME_Dsil_1.4, whole genome shotgun sequence encodes:
- the LOC125946939 gene encoding epoxide hydrolase 4-like, whose translation MLNLIEDVKGLLEHLNNNHSRKVFLVGHDWGGMISFCFATLYETFIDGMVIINGMHPMAFAKQLFRSVRQMRMSWYQLPFRHPVVTEQYLIMWDFHFFDKVHRGFTENETEAHKYMFSRDGALTGAISYYRAFNNDSNQLRKLPYQTINVSTLILWAEKMHSLCLQLPSKPGVVENVKSRVLQRRGPGYPENVPRR comes from the exons ATGCTGAATCTCATCGAAGATGTAAAAGGATTGCTTGAACACCTAA aCAACAACCACAGCAGGAAGGTGTTTCTGGTTGGTCACGACTGGGGAGGCATGATCAGCTTCTGCTTTGCGACGTTATACGAAACTTTCATAGACGGGATGGTGATCATCAACGGCATGCACCCAATGGCATTTGCAAAACAACTCTTTCGAAGCGTGAGGCAAATGAGAATGTCCTG GTACCAACTTCCATTTCGACACCCCGTTGTTACCGAGCAGTATTTGATAATGTGGGATTTCCACTTCTTTGATAAAGTGCACAGAGGTTTCACTGAAAACGAGACAGAAGCTCACAAGTACATGTTTTCGAGGGATG GTGCGCTGACCGGTGCCATAAGCTACTACCGAGCCTTCAACAACGACAGTAATCAACTACGGAAACTGCCGTACCAAACGATTAACGTTTCCACTCTGATTCTTTGGGCAGAGAAGATGCATTCATTATGTCTCCAATTGCCAAGTAAACCAGGAGTGGTTGAAAACGTCAAAAGTCGTGTACTACAGAGGCGCGGGCCAGGCTACCCAGAGAATGTTCCACGCAGGTAA